The Naumovozyma dairenensis CBS 421 chromosome 1, complete genome genome includes a region encoding these proteins:
- the STE3 gene encoding Ste3p (similar to Saccharomyces cerevisiae STE3 (YKL178C); ancestral locus Anc_1.167): MSFQSSIIGLCSLAVLSLIPPLAWHSHTRNIPAIILITWLLLMNIICIVNASIWSGTDFVTRWNGEGWCDIVIKLQVGANVGISCAITNIVYNLHSILKADVVLPDLNSWTRIWKDLLISLGTPVVVMGLSYLLQVFRYGIARYNGCQNLLSPTWMTTVLYTMWMLIWSLIATVYALLVLAVFFKKRKDVKDILYCTNSGLNLTRFARLLIFCFIIVLVMFPFSLYSFVQDLEQVSGHYSFKDTHSSTLWNVIIKFDPGKPVYNIWLYVLMSYLVFVIFGLGTDALNMYARFLRTIRLGFIVDTIQGFIKKNRENRVGKLLGKMSKGTEFQTLSSSDEYGGKNCFSDTEAFPSASSPTSEGHFYVDYTLPGEREKQNKRNKNKKKNKYSNDSAFFDLEENLQDDDNNVEIGRNNYLPFLTGKYDEDEDDYDDASLSLDGFSRISYGRKNDLDNFPSYSPSSLTEYNSSKQHSTIISGETLDIREFEEDYEYNKKDSPSK, from the coding sequence ATGTCTTTTCAATCGAGTATAATTGGACTTTGTTCATTAGCAGTTCTAAGTCTAATCCCACCATTAGCATGGCACTCACATACCAGAAATATACCTgcaataattttaataacaTGGTTAttgttaatgaatataatatgtaTAGTGAATGCATCCATATGGAGTGGGACAGATTTTGTAACGAGATGGAATGGTGAAGGGTGGTGTGACATTGTCATCAAATTACAAGTTGGTGCCAATGTTGGTATCTCATGCGCCATTACAAATATTGTATATAATTTACATTCCATCTTAAAGGCTGATGTGGTATTGCCTGATTTAAATTCATGGACGAGAATTTGGaaagatttattgattaGTTTAGGGACACCTGTGGTGGTGATGGGATTATCGTATCTTCTACAAGTTTTCAGATATGGGATTGCTAGATATAATGGGTGTCAAAATTTACTGTCACCTACGTGGATGACTACTGTCTTATATACAATGTGGATGTTAATTTGGTCTTTAATTGCCACAGTTTACGCATTGTTGGTTTTAGCAGTTTTCTTtaagaaaaggaaagatgttaaagatattttatattgtaCCAATTCTGGATTGAATTTAACAAGATTTGCAAGACTACtgattttttgttttattattgttttggTTATGTTCcctttttcattatattcatttgttCAAGATTTAGAGCAAGTTAGTGGACACTATAGTTTTAAAGATACACACTCTAGCACTCTTTGGAATGTCataattaaatttgatCCCGGTAAACCTGTTTATAACATTTGGTTATACGTTTTAATGTCATATTTGGTGTTCGTGATTTTTGGTTTGGGGACTGACGCATTAAATATGTATGCCAGATTCTTAAGAACAATAAGGTTGGGTTTCATAGTGGATACCATACAAGGATTCATAAAGAAGAATAGAGAGAACCGTGTTGGTAAATTATTAGGTAAAATGTCAAAGGGAACAGAATTTCAAACTTTGAGTTCCTCGGATGAATATGGTGGGAAAAATTGCTTTAGTGACACAGAGGCTTTCCCATCGGCTTCAAGTCCAACATCAGAAGGTCATTTCTATGTTGATTATACTTTACCAGGAGAAAGAGAGAAgcaaaataaaagaaataagaataaaaagaaaaataagtATAGTAATGACAGTGCATTCTTTGatttggaagaaaatttacaagatgatgataataatgtagAAATTGGTAGAAATAATTATCTGCCCTTTTTAACAGGGAAgtatgatgaagatgaggatgattatgatgatgCATCTTTATCTTTAGATGGGTTTTCAAGAATATCGTATGGCCGTAAAAACGACTTAGATAACTTTCCTTCATATTCTCCAAGTTCATTGACGGAGTATAATAGTTCTAAGCAACATAGTACCATAATTAGTGGAGAAACTCTAGATATAAGGGAGTTTGAAGAAGACTATGAGTACAACAAAAAGGACTCACCAtccaaataa
- the NDAI0A00850 gene encoding uncharacterized protein codes for MTTAEIMFAIKVIAAWHSWLGFGYGKDVSVGAEGLINGQKRGFPLTRSLRDLYRSGEKVYGKDFKFREGQSDCAMEIYSSETHLFPIQALPEYGKTALIQLPLVAVAQQHSYVISFVFVPYVALETNMRLRLSTGGLTCGAVKSLFANGPAVAEGDFRCNVYVGTFNDLASDNFITMMNNWYTLYQNILLGMVVIDEFHNLVTEQSYRGSTFKSIPDINFSLSWKLICMTGTAGKNLMKEGLRFIGVGDSLTTNITGSGVFYYNYVTSVPLVNVVKTFDYFDDHDAIVQKVKYVVTKFLTYADDTKVIIVCREKSTVELLGAVTFCDSIWVHGDLPTEVKVKKTQDFIQDSSKRILIGTKLVSEGIDIPEVKMVLIVDYLPSVGEYIQTAGRLRQGGLCYTYWTRRSVCEDDKQQVDPQKCITDQVSKFYGLDNIGHQLCCGNDVNITQELKNMADYTLNVEMTTNEENDGGIETIEVEPTMANTIEPANIELTINTLHPQVPRGGELQLAPKRRRMNTTKDILQSLFGNCTNVFDFSGLPQEAIKYLHFYGVGESYFDSPLKSAAQTCYKCLGEKVEGCVCWKDSQISIRKVGLEVLLLYKSVLPGGSFDGVKRNILDGGLHRVLIQFATNKVSMKKLVEAKLSKFYTAMIGFRRLHYPERVFKHDGQMTSTYNIMWETLLNRKLDIISFFSTKRSTLTLPELWSIVSESSFDERIVALRRVGSSRYGRYAFVVQHGGRIDYLLDAIGFDYLDFIVGYDQNKDFNSRKEYIGRNLPKKAPSVRADRRLYSRAQKYQKENGA; via the coding sequence ATGACTACTGCTGAGATTATGTTCGCTATTAAGGTTATAGCTGCTTGGCATTCATGGTTAGGTTTTGGTTATGGAAAGGATGTGTCGGTAGGAGCGGAAGGTTTAATCAACGGTCAGAAAAGAGGTTTTCCTTTAACTAGATCGCTTAGAGATCTGTATCGTAGTGGGGAGAAGGTGTACGGTAAAGATTTCAAGTTCCGTGAAGGTCAATCTGATTGTGCTATGGAAATATACTCTTCTGAAACCCATCTATTTCCCATCCAAGCTCTTCCAGAATATGGTAAAACTGCCTTAATTCAACTCCCTTTGGTTGCTGTTGCTCAACAACATAGCTATGTCATATCCTTTGTTTTTGTTCCATATGTTGCTCTCGAAACCAATATGAGGTTGAGATTGTCTACTGGTGGTTTAACTTGTGGTGCTGTTAAGAGTTTATTTGCTAATGGTCCTGCTGTTGCCGAAGGGGATTTCAGGTGTAATGTGTATGTCGGTACTTTCAACGACCTGGCATCAGATAATTTTATCACCATGATGAATAACTGGTACACATTATATCAGAATATTCTCTTAGGTATGGTTGTAATTGACGAGTTTCATAATCTTGTCACTGAACAATCCTACCGTGGCTCCACGTTTAAATCTATCCCtgatataaatttttcattatcttgGAAACTAATTTGTATGACGGGAACAGCAGGTAAAAACCTAATGAAAGAAGGGTTGCGCTTCATTGGCGTTGGTGATTCTTTAACTACGAACATTACTGGGTCTGGGGTTTTCTATTATAATTATGTCACCTCAGTTCCGTTGGTTAATGTCGTCAAAActtttgattattttgatGACCACGATGCTATTGTTCAAAAGGTTAAATATGTTGTTACCAAATTTCTAACCTATGCTGACGATACTAAAGTAATTATCGTTTGCAGGGAGAAATCAACCGTAGAGTTATTAGGTGCCGTTACTTTTTGTGATTCAATTTGGGTCCATGGGGATTTGCCTACCGAAGTTAAAGTTAAAAAAACTCAGGACTTCATTCAGGATTCTTCAAAACGAATTCTGATTGGCACAAAATTGGTCTCAGAAGGTATTGACATACCTGAGGTGAAAATGGTACTTATTGTTGATTATTTGCCTTCTGTTGgagaatatattcaaaCTGCTGGGAGATTACGTCAAGGTGGGTTGTGTTATACGTATTGGACCAGGAGAAGTGTATGTGAAGATGACAAGCAACAAGTTGATCCCCAGAAGTGCATCACCGACCAagtttccaaattttaTGGTCTAGACAATATCGGCCATCAATTATGTTGTGGTAATGATGTTAATATTACCCAAgaactgaaaaatatggCTGACTACACCTTAAATGTGGAAATGACTACCAATGAGGAGAATGATGGAGGAATTGAAACCATTGAAGTGGAACCAACCATGGCCAATACCATCGAACCAGCGAATATTGAACTAACCATTAACACTTTGCATCCGCAAGTACCAAGAGGAGGGGAGTTGCAACTGGCACccaaaagaagaagaatgaaTACAACAAAAGATATACTACAAAGTTTGTTTGGAAATTGTACTAatgtttttgatttttcgGGACTTCCACAAGAGGCTATCAAATACTTACATTTTTATGGGGTAGGAGAAAGCTACTTTGATTCTCCCTTGAAAAGTGCAGCTCAAACTTGCTACAAATGCCTTGGTGAAAAAGTGGAAGGTTGTGTTTGCTGGAAAGATAGTCAAATTAGTATCCGCAAAGTCGGTCTTGAAGTGTTGCTGTTGTATAAATCGGTTTTACCAGGTGGATCGTTTGATGGAGTGAAGAGGAATATTTTAGATGGTGGGTTACACAGGGTTTTGATACAATTTGCCACAAATAAGGTAAgtatgaaaaaattagtGGAAGCTAAATTGTCCAAATTCTATACCGCAATGATTGGTTTCCGAAGGTTACACTACCCAGAAAGAGTGTTCAAACATGACGGACAGATGACCAGCACATACAACATAATGTGGGAAACATTACTCAATCGTAAGTTAGATATcatctctttcttttctacAAAGAGAAGTACGCTAACATTACCCGAGTTATGGTCCATTGTGTCAGAGTCGTCATTTGATGAGAGGATTGTTGCTCTAAGAAGAGTTGGTAGTAGCAGATACGGGAGGTACGCTTTCGTTGTTCAACATGGCGGTAGGATTGACTATTTATTGGATGCTATAGGTTTCGATTATCTTGATTTTATTGTAGGTTATGACCAAAACAAAGATTTCAATTCCAGGAAGGAATATATTGGTAGGAATTTACCTAAAAAGGCTCCGTCTGTGAGAGCTGATAGGCGATTATACTCACGAGCCCAAAAGTATcagaaagaaaatggaGCCTAA
- the COY1 gene encoding CCAAT displacement transcription factor COY1 (similar to Saccharomyces cerevisiae COY1 (YKL179C); ancestral locus Anc_1.162): MDTSVYSHAFELWSEADLTKLQESLDSKVLEVKEKETSSLESRKFLATETKKFKKLQDDEKLAQLNKIIKHYQHEVDNLTQRSKFSEDIVIEVYSRLSEAPDPKPLLQNSIDKLSKIEDSKALKEKIAHLEDSLAKYADYDTMKSRLLDLEQNSAVTLSKRITAKEQELNSTWEEKERNWKDRENELNKQLNSLQMTNKVLSTKLANYGEEAVESTGDNQGNFNNTNNTTTPKSSTEFNLLVQELESAQSRIMQLEERNVTLNTKLTKATSEEEKEAHLHAKELKINQLESENVLLSASFERERSELSKIKDELQDQIKEVKNESISVKSELETVRRKLNNYSDYNKIKEELSALKKIEFGADDTDEDDDDVVIVNNVEGKKLDTSLLSANKKLQSNLAELRVENMNFKNMNKDLNSQLMKLKSRVQEVEAQNAKLELDLESVDDISQNFNDTASMISGVTRQMNNRTGKLSPTSSIVGIPEDREFSASTNNSTILPIITKQRDRFRTRNMDLEKQLRLGNNEKTKLLADINKLKSQNTKLYERIRYLSSFANTDNQGKALLDNSDMLDTEAQYSTVYEESLHPLANFKNKELEHYKKNKLSVLEKLFLSLARVILQNKTTRAAFLFYCLGLHGLVFMMSMYVINLSGYLTPEVGIVQSTTSSSSFGLKDFDNPLGSPPGAFDH; this comes from the coding sequence ATGGATACTTCCGTTTACAGTCATGCCTTTGAATTATGGTCAGAAGCAGATTTGACCAAGTTGCAAGAATCGTTAGATTCTAAGGTTCTTGAAgtgaaagagaaagaaactAGTTCATTAGAATCAAGGAAATTCCTGGCAACAGAGACtaaaaaatttaagaaaCTACAAGATGATGAGAAATTAGCTCAACTTAATAAGATAATTAAACATTATCAACATGAGGTAGATAATTTGACGCAAAGATCAAAATTCTCTGAAGATATCGTCATCGAAGTTTACTCAAGACTATCGGAGGCTCCTGATCCTAAACctttattacaaaattcAATAGATAAATTATCGAAGATTGAAGATTCTAAAGctttaaaggaaaaaattgcCCATTTAGAAGACTCATTGGCCAAATATGCTGATTATGATACTATGAAATCAAGACTTTTGGATTTAGAACAAAATTCTGCGGTCACGTTGTCCAAGAGAATTACTGCAAAGGAACAAGAATTAAATTCTACATGGGAAGAGAAGGAgagaaattggaaagatagagaaaatgaattaaataaacaaCTCAATTCTTTACAAATGACAAATAAGGTGTTGTCAACGAAATTGGCCAATTATGGAGAAGAAGCTGTTGAATCAACAGGAGATAACCAAGGTAATTTTAacaatactaataatacaaCTACCCCAAAAAGTAGCACAGAGTTCAATCTCCTTGttcaagaattagaatcCGCCCAATCAAGAATCATGcaattagaagaaagaaatgtCACTTTGAATACAAAATTGACTAAGGCCACAAgcgaagaagaaaaagaagcCCATTTACATGCGaaagaattgaagataaatcAACTTGAAAGTGAAAACGTCTTGTTAAGTGCTTCttttgaaagagaaagaagtGAATTAAGcaaaattaaagatgaattgCAAGATCAAATCAAAGAAGTTAAAAATGAATCCATTTCCGTTAAATCTGAGTTAGAGACCGTTAGAAGAAAGTTAAATAATTACTCGGATTATAATAAGATTAAAGAGGAACTTTCtgctttgaagaaaatcgAATTTGGTGCTGATGATactgatgaagatgacgatgatgtAGTCATTGTGAATAATGTCGAAGGTAAGAAGTTAGACACTTCATTACTCTCAGCCAACAAGAAATTACAATCCAACTTGGCTGAATTACGTGTTGAGAATAtgaattttaaaaatatgaataagGATTTGAATTCTCAATTAATGAAGCTTAAATCCAGAGTTCAAGAAGTAGAAGCTCAAAATGccaaattagaattagatCTAGAAAGTGTAGACGATATAAGCCAAAATTTTAATGACACTGCTAGTATGATATCAGGTGTTACGCGACAAATGAACAACCGAACTGGTAAATTATCACCAACTAGTTCAATTGTAGGTATACCAGAAGATAGAGAGTTTTCTGCCTCGACAAACAATTCTACAATTTTGCCAATCATAACCAAACAAAGAGATAGATTCCGCACCAGAAATATGGACTTAGAGAAACAATTGAGATTAggtaataatgaaaagacCAAACTATTAGCtgatatcaataaattgaaatctcAAAATACGAAATTATATGAACGTATCAGATATCTTTCAAGTTTTGCAAATACTGATAATCAAGGCAAGGCACTACTTGATAATTCAGATATGTTAGATACTGAAGCACAATATTCAACAGTTTATGAAGAATCATTACATCCATTAGCCAATTTCAAGAACAAAGAATTAGAACActataagaaaaataaattgtCGGTCTTAGAGAAATTATTCCTATCGCTCGCAAGAGTTATATTACAGAATAAAACTACAAGAGCGGCCTTTTTGTTCTACTGTTTAGGACTTCATGGGTTAGTCTTCATGATGTCAATGTATGTTATAAATTTAAGCGGTTATTTGACGCCCGAAGTGGGTATCGTTCAGTCAACGACgtcttcctcttcatttGGTCTGAAGGATTTTGATAATCCCCTAGGTTCCCCTCCGGGCGCTTTCGACCATTAA